In one window of Palaeococcus ferrophilus DSM 13482 DNA:
- a CDS encoding beta-CASP ribonuclease aCPSF1, translating into MIKRETFVDDILKEMREIINQMVPKEAKITEIEFEGPELVIYLKNPETVVKDGELIKNLAKVLKKRISVRPDPDVLLPPEEAEERIKNIVPAEAEITNISFDPSVGEVLIEARKPGLVIGKNGETLREITQKVYWAPRVIRTPPLQSQTIYSVRQILQAESKDRRRILRQVGRNIYRKPELKSDWIRITGLGGWREVGRSSLLLQTNESNVLVDFGINVAALNDPKKAYPHFDAPEFRYVLNEGILDAIIVTHAHLDHSALLPYLFRFNLYDGPIYATPPTRDLMVLLQKDFIEIQQMNGVEPLYKPRDIKEVIKHTITLEYGDVRDISPDIRLTLHNAGHILGSSIVHLHVGNGLHNVAVTGDFKFVPTRLFEPAVSRFPRLETLIMESTYGASRDYQLPREEAEKRLMEVILRTIKRGGKVLIPAMAVGRSQEIMMVLEEYARVGGMDAPVYLDGMIWEATAIHTAYPEYLSRNLRNQIFHEGYNPFLSEIFHPVANANERKDIIESGEPAIIIASSGMLVGGPSVEYFKQLASDPKNSLIFVSYQAEGTLGRKVQRGLREIPIVGESGRTEVVHVNMETYTIDGFSGHADRRELMNYIARLKPRPERVITVHGEAQKCLDLASSLHKKFSISTRAPNNLDAIRLR; encoded by the coding sequence GTGATAAAAAGGGAGACTTTTGTTGATGACATTCTCAAGGAAATGAGGGAGATAATCAACCAGATGGTGCCAAAAGAGGCGAAGATCACGGAGATTGAGTTTGAGGGGCCAGAGCTCGTCATATACCTCAAGAACCCCGAGACCGTTGTTAAGGACGGCGAGCTCATTAAAAACCTCGCAAAGGTTCTCAAGAAGAGGATAAGCGTGAGGCCTGACCCGGATGTTCTTCTTCCTCCGGAGGAGGCCGAGGAGAGGATTAAAAACATAGTGCCCGCGGAGGCGGAGATAACGAACATAAGCTTCGACCCATCCGTGGGTGAGGTTCTCATAGAGGCCAGGAAGCCGGGCCTCGTTATAGGGAAGAACGGTGAGACGCTGAGGGAGATAACCCAGAAGGTTTACTGGGCCCCGAGGGTTATAAGGACCCCTCCCCTCCAGAGCCAGACAATATACTCCGTGAGGCAGATACTCCAGGCGGAGAGCAAGGACAGGAGGAGGATTCTCCGCCAGGTGGGGAGGAACATTTACCGCAAGCCCGAGCTCAAGAGCGATTGGATAAGGATAACAGGTCTCGGCGGGTGGCGCGAGGTCGGGAGGAGTTCACTCCTCCTCCAGACAAACGAGAGCAACGTCCTCGTTGACTTCGGTATCAACGTGGCCGCGCTAAACGACCCCAAGAAGGCCTATCCCCATTTCGACGCACCCGAGTTCCGCTACGTCCTCAACGAGGGCATACTCGACGCGATAATCGTAACCCACGCCCACCTCGACCACTCGGCCCTGCTCCCGTACCTCTTCCGCTTCAACCTCTACGATGGGCCCATATACGCCACGCCGCCCACGAGGGATCTGATGGTGCTCCTTCAGAAGGACTTCATCGAGATACAGCAGATGAACGGTGTGGAGCCACTCTACAAGCCCAGGGACATTAAGGAGGTAATAAAGCACACCATAACCCTCGAGTACGGCGACGTGAGGGACATCTCGCCGGATATACGTCTAACCCTCCACAACGCGGGCCACATACTCGGCTCATCAATAGTGCACCTCCACGTGGGCAACGGCCTCCACAACGTGGCTGTAACCGGTGACTTCAAGTTCGTGCCGACGAGGCTCTTCGAGCCGGCAGTGAGCAGGTTCCCGAGGCTTGAGACGCTCATCATGGAATCAACGTACGGTGCCTCCCGCGACTACCAGCTCCCTAGGGAGGAGGCGGAGAAGAGGCTCATGGAGGTCATCCTGAGAACCATCAAGCGCGGCGGAAAGGTTCTCATACCTGCCATGGCCGTTGGAAGGAGCCAGGAGATTATGATGGTGCTCGAGGAGTACGCGAGGGTCGGGGGAATGGACGCTCCCGTTTACCTCGATGGAATGATATGGGAGGCGACCGCCATCCACACGGCCTACCCCGAGTACCTCAGCAGGAACCTGCGCAACCAGATATTCCACGAGGGCTACAACCCCTTCCTGAGCGAGATATTCCACCCGGTTGCGAACGCCAACGAGAGGAAGGACATCATAGAGAGCGGCGAACCTGCGATAATCATAGCCTCCTCGGGCATGCTCGTTGGAGGGCCAAGCGTGGAGTACTTCAAACAGCTCGCAAGCGACCCGAAGAACTCCCTCATATTCGTGAGCTACCAGGCGGAGGGAACGCTCGGAAGGAAGGTGCAGCGCGGCCTGAGGGAGATACCCATAGTGGGCGAGAGCGGAAGGACGGAGGTCGTGCACGTCAACATGGAGACCTACACGATAGACGGCTTCTCCGGTCACGCGGACAGAAGGGAGCTCATGAACTACATAGCGCGCCTCAAGCCGCGCCCCGAGCGCGTCATAACCGTCCACGGAGAGGCCCAGAAGTGCCTTGACCTGGCCTCAAGCCTCCACAAGAAGTTCAGCATCTCAACGCGCGCGCCCAACAACCTCGACGCCATAAGGCTTCGCTGA
- a CDS encoding helix-turn-helix domain-containing protein → MEELLKSLNSLFRTFELTDSEIRIYTLLLKDSLTPRQISKRLGISERIVRERLKHLLNLGLVERNLVDRGWIGYVYRARPLREAIEGIIKRLEEVEKEVEGLL, encoded by the coding sequence GTGGAGGAGCTTCTCAAAAGTCTAAACTCACTCTTCAGGACGTTTGAGCTCACGGATTCGGAGATAAGGATATACACCCTTCTTTTGAAGGACTCCCTAACGCCGCGCCAGATATCAAAGAGGCTGGGAATCTCCGAGAGGATAGTCAGGGAGAGGCTCAAGCACCTCCTGAACCTCGGACTCGTTGAGAGAAACCTCGTGGATAGAGGGTGGATCGGCTACGTTTACAGGGCGAGACCCCTGAGGGAGGCAATAGAGGGCATAATAAAAAGGCTGGAAGAAGTGGAAAAAGAGGTGGAAGGCCTCCTATAA
- a CDS encoding UbiA prenyltransferase family protein produces MAVISAMIKNTRFLDGRAYMALIGFALLLNVENASPGVEAIAFVAGVLYVLYAFSINNCFDVDTDSVNPQKARKNPVASGELSFRAGVVFSLALIVTGLALSLLINRAAALTYATMALIATLYSAPPRLKARAVLDVLSHGLFFGGLPFLYGALVDASLTREELLIAGAITLYSFALELRNHLEDYESDVRAGLRTTPIAIGRELSEGLVVTFSLGAIGMLLYLQHPLFLMAAPLLAVQRAYRAFDAVVVFLLLIHLMRGLLW; encoded by the coding sequence ATGGCAGTGATATCAGCGATGATAAAAAACACGCGTTTCCTCGATGGCAGAGCCTACATGGCCCTCATCGGATTTGCGCTCCTGCTGAACGTTGAAAACGCCAGCCCAGGAGTAGAGGCGATTGCTTTCGTGGCGGGAGTACTCTACGTGCTCTACGCCTTCTCAATAAACAACTGCTTCGATGTTGATACCGACTCGGTGAACCCCCAAAAGGCGCGCAAAAACCCCGTGGCCAGCGGTGAGCTGAGCTTCAGGGCGGGGGTGGTTTTTTCGCTTGCCCTTATAGTGACGGGCCTCGCGCTCTCCCTCCTGATCAACAGGGCCGCGGCGCTCACCTACGCTACCATGGCCCTGATAGCTACCCTCTACTCCGCCCCGCCGAGGCTCAAAGCGAGGGCAGTACTTGATGTGCTCTCCCACGGCCTCTTCTTCGGTGGACTGCCCTTCCTCTACGGTGCCCTGGTGGACGCTTCACTTACGCGGGAGGAACTCCTAATTGCCGGAGCTATAACCCTCTACTCCTTCGCCCTTGAGCTCAGGAACCACCTTGAGGACTACGAGAGCGACGTGAGGGCGGGCCTCAGGACGACGCCCATAGCCATTGGAAGGGAGCTTTCGGAGGGCCTCGTTGTGACCTTCTCCCTCGGGGCCATAGGAATGCTCCTGTACCTCCAGCACCCCCTGTTCCTCATGGCCGCCCCCCTGCTGGCCGTCCAGAGGGCCTACAGGGCATTTGACGCGGTGGTGGTCTTCCTCCTCCTCATCCACCTTATGCGGGGACTCCTATGGTAA
- a CDS encoding lysylphosphatidylglycerol synthase transmembrane domain-containing protein — MVSSRTKRFLSIVAFAASIAYLLRLLDMGELREALGTARWHYLGLALSIAFLTVLLSALRWYLLLREVQEADFTKTLKAYLSGYYFIAILPPSVGHAAKVKLVGGDYFRALSSLAMSVVVELVLALSAALIILGLTREGILLLLLLLAALVYERGFYTLADSLLALLERSKVGIFTRLRDYLDRLHRGWRSAKENKRAFSLSFLLAGATFLIQTMGIVLVGAAFGMEVSLPAALKGLLLSMLFASISGIPSGFGANELGIVLGIGASTKATLVAFTYKFLFQYVWAIVGAVVFYTFVGGGSNEGGAR; from the coding sequence ATGGTAAGCTCCAGAACGAAGAGGTTCCTTTCCATAGTCGCCTTCGCAGCCTCCATTGCCTACCTGCTACGCCTCCTCGATATGGGGGAGCTCAGGGAGGCCCTTGGAACGGCGAGATGGCACTACCTGGGGCTGGCCCTTTCGATAGCCTTCCTTACCGTCCTCCTCTCCGCCCTCCGCTGGTACCTTCTCCTCCGCGAGGTGCAGGAGGCGGACTTCACGAAGACCCTCAAGGCCTACCTGAGCGGCTACTACTTCATAGCCATCCTCCCCCCCAGTGTCGGACACGCTGCCAAAGTGAAGCTCGTTGGGGGAGACTATTTCCGCGCGCTGTCTTCCCTCGCCATGAGCGTGGTTGTGGAGCTCGTGCTGGCCCTTTCAGCGGCCCTCATAATCCTTGGTTTAACCAGGGAAGGTATTCTCCTCCTTTTGCTCCTCCTCGCTGCCCTCGTCTATGAGCGCGGCTTTTACACCCTGGCCGATTCCCTCCTGGCCCTCCTCGAGAGGAGCAAGGTTGGAATCTTCACGCGCCTGCGTGATTACCTGGACAGGCTCCACAGGGGATGGAGGAGCGCCAAAGAGAACAAAAGGGCATTCTCCCTCTCCTTCCTCCTCGCGGGAGCCACGTTCCTCATCCAGACGATGGGTATAGTGCTCGTTGGGGCCGCCTTTGGCATGGAGGTATCTCTCCCGGCGGCGCTTAAGGGGCTCCTGCTGAGCATGCTCTTCGCCTCGATAAGCGGCATTCCCTCCGGTTTTGGAGCGAACGAGCTGGGAATCGTTCTGGGAATAGGGGCCTCCACGAAGGCGACGCTCGTAGCTTTCACGTACAAGTTCCTCTTCCAGTACGTATGGGCAATTGTGGGGGCGGTGGTGTTCTACACTTTCGTGGGTGGTGGTTCAAATGAAGGTGGCGCTCGTTAG
- a CDS encoding glycosyltransferase family 4 protein translates to MKVALVSDWYYPKVGGVASHMHDLALKLSEMGHEVTIVTNDRVTGKEEELGAKGIGLLKVPGVVSPILEVNLTYGLKSTRELTPFLEDFDVVHSHHAFTPLSLKAVKAARNLEKASLLTTHSISFSHESRLWSALGLTIPLFSHYLRYPHKIIAVSKASKAFVSHFTDTSVEVVPNGVDDKRFRPSQGGEELKEELGIEGNVVLYVSRMSYRKGPHVLLNAFAGIEDATLVMAGSGEMLPFLKAQARFLGVEDHVRFLGYVPDEMLPRLYDMADVFVLPSTTAEAFGIVVLEAMASGVPVIATDVGGIPEIVRESESGLLVPPGNELELRKAIERLLKNEELREFYGKNGRRTVEERYSWDVVARQVEERYLEVLSR, encoded by the coding sequence ATGAAGGTGGCGCTCGTTAGCGACTGGTACTATCCAAAGGTGGGGGGAGTTGCTTCCCACATGCACGACCTCGCGCTTAAGCTGAGTGAGATGGGACACGAGGTAACCATAGTCACGAACGACAGGGTGACGGGGAAGGAGGAAGAGCTTGGGGCGAAGGGCATAGGCCTACTCAAGGTTCCGGGCGTTGTGAGCCCCATCCTGGAGGTAAACCTTACCTACGGCCTGAAATCAACAAGGGAACTCACCCCCTTCCTCGAGGACTTTGATGTAGTTCACTCCCACCACGCCTTCACCCCGCTCTCCCTGAAGGCGGTAAAAGCGGCGAGAAACCTTGAAAAGGCCTCCCTGCTTACCACGCATTCCATCTCGTTCTCCCACGAATCGCGCCTCTGGAGCGCCCTGGGCCTCACAATTCCCCTCTTCAGCCACTATCTGCGCTATCCTCACAAGATAATAGCCGTCAGCAAGGCATCGAAGGCCTTCGTGAGTCACTTCACGGACACCTCGGTGGAGGTGGTTCCAAATGGCGTTGATGACAAACGCTTCCGCCCGTCGCAGGGTGGGGAGGAGCTCAAGGAAGAGCTCGGCATAGAGGGGAACGTGGTGCTCTACGTTAGCAGGATGAGCTACCGCAAGGGGCCCCACGTGCTCCTCAACGCCTTCGCCGGGATTGAGGACGCCACTTTGGTAATGGCGGGAAGCGGTGAGATGCTCCCCTTCCTCAAGGCGCAGGCGAGGTTCCTAGGCGTTGAGGATCACGTCCGCTTCCTCGGCTACGTTCCGGATGAGATGCTCCCGAGACTCTACGACATGGCCGACGTCTTCGTCCTCCCCTCCACGACGGCCGAGGCCTTTGGCATAGTCGTCCTCGAGGCCATGGCCTCTGGAGTTCCCGTTATCGCGACGGACGTTGGAGGGATACCTGAGATAGTGAGGGAGAGCGAGAGCGGCCTCCTCGTGCCTCCGGGCAACGAGTTGGAGCTCAGGAAGGCTATAGAGCGCCTCCTTAAGAACGAAGAGCTCCGCGAGTTCTACGGGAAAAACGGCCGCAGGACAGTGGAGGAGAGGTATTCGTGGGACGTGGTCGCGCGGCAGGTGGAGGAGAGGTATTTGGAAGTTCTCAGCCGTTAA
- a CDS encoding acetate--CoA ligase family protein produces the protein MDRIAKAREIIEKAKAENRPLVEPEAKEILKLYGVPVPDFKVATNEEEAVQFAREIGYPVVMKIVSPQIIHKSDAGGVKVNIKSDEEARQAFRTIMENARNYKPDADLWGVIVYRMLPLGKEVIVGMIRDPQFGPAIMFGLGGIFVEILKDVSFRVAPISKDEALDMIKEIKAYPILAGARGEKPVNIEALAEIITKVGELALELPEIKELDINPIFAYEDSAVAVDARMLL, from the coding sequence ATGGACAGGATTGCTAAGGCTAGGGAGATAATTGAGAAGGCCAAGGCCGAAAACAGGCCGCTCGTCGAGCCGGAGGCTAAGGAGATACTCAAGCTCTACGGCGTCCCGGTTCCGGACTTCAAGGTCGCCACCAACGAGGAGGAGGCCGTTCAGTTCGCTCGCGAAATCGGCTACCCCGTCGTTATGAAGATCGTTTCTCCGCAGATCATCCACAAGAGCGACGCTGGAGGAGTCAAGGTCAACATCAAGAGCGACGAGGAGGCCAGGCAGGCCTTCAGGACCATCATGGAGAACGCGAGGAACTACAAGCCGGACGCCGACCTCTGGGGCGTCATCGTTTACCGCATGCTCCCGCTCGGCAAAGAAGTTATAGTCGGTATGATTCGCGACCCGCAGTTCGGCCCGGCCATCATGTTCGGTCTCGGTGGTATCTTCGTCGAGATACTCAAGGACGTGTCATTCAGGGTCGCCCCGATAAGCAAGGACGAGGCCCTCGACATGATAAAGGAGATCAAGGCCTACCCGATTTTAGCGGGAGCGCGCGGTGAGAAGCCCGTTAACATCGAGGCCCTCGCCGAGATAATCACCAAGGTCGGCGAGCTCGCCCTTGAGCTTCCGGAGATCAAGGAGCTCGACATCAACCCGATCTTCGCCTACGAGGACAGCGCGGTTGCCGTCGACGCTAGGATGCTTCTCTGA